A window of Amycolatopsis australiensis contains these coding sequences:
- the pafA gene encoding Pup--protein ligase, translating to MQRRIFGIETEFGVTCTFHGQRRLSPDEVARYLFRRVVSWGRSSNVFLSNGSRLYLDVGSHPEYATAECDDLVQLVTHDKAGERILEDLLVDAERRLADEGIGGDIFLFKNNTDSAGNSYGCHENYLVTRAGEFSRIADVLLPFLVTRQLICGAGKVLQTPRGAVYCLSQRAEHIWEGVSSATTRSRPIINTRDEPHADAERYRRLHVIVGDSNMAEPTTMLKVGSANLVLEMIEAGVQFRDFTLDNPIRAIREISHDLTGRRQVRLAGGREASALDIQREYHARAVQHLKDNGSTAANERVVELWGRALDAVEQQDFGKIDTEIDWAIKHRLVERYRHKHDLDLSSPRIAQLDLAYHDIRRGRGIFDLLQRKGLVRRVTDDGEIEAAKDTPPQTTRAKLRGDFIAAAQAAGRDFTVDWVHLKLNDQAQRTVLCKDPFRSVDERVERLISSL from the coding sequence ATGCAGCGGCGGATCTTTGGCATCGAGACCGAGTTCGGGGTCACGTGCACCTTCCACGGACAGCGCAGGCTCTCGCCCGACGAGGTGGCGCGCTACCTGTTCCGGCGAGTCGTCTCGTGGGGACGCTCCTCCAACGTGTTCCTGTCGAACGGCTCCCGGCTCTACCTCGACGTCGGCTCGCACCCCGAGTACGCGACGGCCGAGTGCGACGACCTGGTCCAGCTGGTCACGCACGACAAGGCCGGGGAGCGGATCCTCGAGGACCTGCTGGTCGACGCCGAACGGCGGCTCGCCGACGAGGGCATCGGCGGCGACATCTTCCTCTTCAAGAACAACACCGACTCAGCGGGCAACTCCTACGGCTGTCACGAGAACTACCTGGTGACCCGTGCGGGTGAGTTCTCCCGGATCGCGGACGTGCTGCTGCCGTTCCTGGTGACCCGGCAGCTCATCTGCGGCGCCGGCAAGGTGCTGCAGACCCCGCGCGGCGCGGTCTACTGCCTCTCCCAGCGTGCGGAGCACATCTGGGAGGGCGTCTCGAGCGCGACCACCCGGTCGCGGCCCATCATCAACACCCGCGACGAGCCGCACGCCGACGCCGAGCGCTACCGGCGGCTGCACGTCATCGTCGGCGACTCGAACATGGCCGAGCCGACGACGATGCTCAAGGTCGGCTCGGCGAACCTGGTGCTCGAGATGATCGAGGCCGGCGTCCAGTTCCGCGACTTCACCCTGGACAACCCGATCCGGGCGATCCGCGAGATCAGCCACGACCTCACCGGCCGCCGCCAGGTGCGGCTGGCCGGCGGCCGCGAGGCCTCGGCGCTGGACATCCAGCGCGAGTACCACGCCCGCGCCGTCCAGCACCTCAAGGACAACGGGTCGACGGCGGCCAACGAGCGCGTCGTCGAGCTGTGGGGCCGGGCGCTGGACGCGGTCGAGCAGCAGGACTTCGGCAAGATCGACACCGAGATCGACTGGGCGATCAAGCACCGGCTGGTCGAGCGCTACCGGCACAAGCACGACCTGGACCTGTCCAGCCCGCGCATCGCGCAGCTGGACCTGGCCTACCACGACATCCGCCGTGGCCGGGGCATCTTCGACCTGCTCCAGCGCAAGGGCCTGGTCCGCCGGGTCACCGACGACGGCGAGATCGAGGCGGCCAAGGACACCCCGCCCCAGACGACCCGCGCGAAGCTGCGCGGCGACTTCATCGCCGCCGCCCAGGCCGCGGGCCGTGACTTCACGGTCGACTGGGTGCACCTGAAGCTGAACGACCAGGCCCAGCGCACGGTCCTGTGCAAGGACCCGTTCCGCTCGGTCGACGAGCGCGTGGAGCGCCTGATCAGCTCGCTGTGA
- a CDS encoding WD40/YVTN/BNR-like repeat-containing protein, with protein sequence MRVVLLVCALLVSVAVPASAGEHPPRWELKPTGVTAQFRGLSAVSSHVAWVSGTQGTVLRTTDGGATWAAVGPPGTGNLQFRDIEAFDAERAVVLSIGSGTDSRVYRTDDGGAHWRLTFQNTDAAAFYDCLAFFDPWRGLAVSDPVDGRFRVQATFDGGRSWQPVPGSGFPPALPGEAGFAASGQCVTTSGPFDAWLATGGGATARVLHSGDGGRHWTASDTPLPSSPSAGVFAVAFRSPAYGLAIGGDYANPAAPGPAVALSRDRGRTWATPEQYPAGYRSGLAWRGGGVLAVGPGGSDYSPDGGRHWTPFDTGSFDTVDCTPAGACWASGVQGRVARLR encoded by the coding sequence ATGCGTGTGGTTCTGCTCGTGTGCGCCCTGCTCGTCTCGGTGGCGGTCCCCGCGTCGGCGGGGGAGCACCCGCCCAGGTGGGAACTGAAGCCGACCGGCGTCACGGCGCAGTTCCGGGGCCTGTCGGCGGTCAGCTCCCACGTCGCGTGGGTGAGCGGCACCCAGGGCACGGTCCTGCGCACCACCGACGGCGGTGCTACCTGGGCCGCCGTCGGGCCGCCCGGGACCGGGAACCTCCAGTTCCGGGACATCGAAGCCTTCGACGCCGAGCGCGCGGTGGTGCTCTCGATCGGCTCAGGCACGGACTCGCGCGTCTACCGGACCGACGACGGCGGCGCGCACTGGCGCCTGACGTTCCAGAACACCGACGCGGCGGCGTTCTACGACTGCCTGGCCTTCTTCGACCCGTGGCGGGGCCTGGCGGTGAGCGACCCGGTGGACGGGCGGTTCCGCGTGCAGGCGACCTTCGACGGCGGCCGCAGCTGGCAGCCGGTTCCCGGCAGCGGCTTCCCGCCCGCGTTGCCGGGTGAGGCCGGGTTCGCGGCGAGCGGCCAGTGCGTGACGACGTCCGGGCCGTTCGACGCGTGGCTGGCCACCGGCGGCGGCGCCACGGCCCGCGTCCTGCACTCCGGCGACGGCGGCCGCCACTGGACGGCGTCGGACACGCCGTTGCCGAGCAGCCCGTCGGCCGGCGTGTTCGCCGTGGCGTTCCGGTCCCCGGCGTACGGTCTCGCGATCGGTGGCGACTACGCGAACCCGGCCGCGCCCGGCCCGGCCGTGGCGTTGAGCCGCGACCGCGGCCGGACCTGGGCCACGCCGGAGCAGTACCCGGCCGGGTACCGGTCCGGGCTGGCCTGGCGCGGCGGCGGTGTGCTGGCGGTCGGCCCCGGCGGCAGCGACTACAGCCCCGACGGCGGACGGCACTGGACACCGTTCGACACCGGCAGCTTCGACACCGTGGACTGCACGCCCGCGGGCGCGTGCTGGGCGAGCGGCGTCCAGGGCCGCGTGGCCCGCCTTCGCTAG
- a CDS encoding SDR family oxidoreductase produces the protein MDDRVLLVTGASRGLGAATARLAAASGFKVALVARKAESAQHLVDELGADRALALGADVGDWPGISGAVDAAVERFGRLDAAFANAGVGVGTSFFGTDDPDPRQWDEMVRTNVLGAAYTARATLPALKETAGHLLITGSVAGRYIRNASLYSVTKWAVTGMAGAIREEAVGTGVRVTLINPGMTDTDILSDEQRKKPNLQPDDIARAVLYALSQPPSVDVNEIMIRPTGQVL, from the coding sequence ATGGATGATCGCGTTCTTCTCGTCACCGGCGCCTCCCGCGGTCTCGGGGCCGCCACCGCACGGCTGGCCGCCGCCTCCGGGTTCAAGGTCGCCCTCGTCGCCCGCAAGGCCGAATCCGCCCAGCACCTCGTCGACGAGCTGGGCGCCGACCGGGCCCTCGCCCTCGGCGCGGACGTCGGCGACTGGCCCGGCATCTCGGGCGCCGTCGACGCGGCCGTCGAGCGGTTCGGGCGGCTCGACGCCGCCTTCGCCAACGCCGGGGTCGGGGTCGGGACCTCGTTCTTCGGCACCGACGACCCCGACCCGCGGCAGTGGGACGAGATGGTCCGCACCAACGTCCTCGGCGCGGCCTACACCGCCCGCGCCACCCTGCCCGCCCTCAAGGAGACCGCCGGGCACCTGCTGATCACCGGCTCGGTCGCCGGCCGCTACATCCGCAACGCCAGCCTCTACTCCGTCACCAAGTGGGCCGTCACCGGCATGGCCGGCGCCATCCGCGAGGAGGCCGTCGGCACCGGCGTGCGCGTCACCCTCATCAACCCCGGCATGACCGACACCGACATCCTCAGCGACGAGCAGCGCAAGAAGCCCAACCTGCAACCCGACGACATCGCCCGCGCCGTGCTCTACGCGCTCTCGCAGCCGCCGTCGGTCGACGTCAACGAGATCATGATCCGCCCCACCGGCCAGGTCCTCTAG
- a CDS encoding NADP-dependent oxidoreductase, with protein sequence MRAMVVRRFGDPEVLESVEVPVPEPGPGQVRIRVAAAAVNPVDVATRAGVLTEAGVVPPREVLGLGWDVAGTVEAGEGFRVGEEVIGLRDRIGTPLGAYAEQIVLDASAVAVAPAGVSPVAAATLPLNALTAAQALDLVGTDGTVLVTGAAGAVGGYAVALARLRGLRVVAVASAADEAAVRGFGADEFVPRGPDLGDRVRALVPGGVDAALDTALLGLDALDAVRGGGEFVAFAAGAAPIPLRGIRVRSVWIRADGEKLAELAKLAEKGVLPLRVAGVLPLAEAAAAHERLAAGGLRGRLVLTP encoded by the coding sequence ATGCGTGCGATGGTGGTCCGCCGGTTCGGTGATCCGGAGGTGCTGGAGTCCGTCGAGGTGCCGGTCCCCGAGCCCGGCCCGGGACAGGTGCGGATCCGCGTGGCGGCGGCCGCGGTCAACCCGGTCGACGTCGCCACCCGGGCCGGCGTGCTGACCGAGGCCGGGGTGGTGCCGCCACGGGAGGTGCTGGGCCTGGGCTGGGACGTGGCCGGCACGGTCGAGGCGGGCGAGGGCTTCCGCGTGGGCGAGGAGGTGATCGGCCTGCGCGACCGGATCGGCACCCCGCTGGGCGCGTACGCGGAGCAGATCGTGCTGGACGCCTCGGCGGTCGCGGTGGCGCCCGCGGGCGTCTCCCCCGTGGCCGCGGCGACCCTGCCGCTCAACGCGCTGACCGCGGCCCAGGCGCTGGATCTGGTCGGGACCGACGGGACGGTCCTGGTGACGGGGGCGGCGGGCGCGGTGGGCGGGTACGCCGTCGCGCTGGCCCGCCTGCGTGGGCTGCGGGTGGTGGCGGTGGCTTCGGCCGCCGACGAGGCAGCGGTGCGGGGATTCGGCGCGGATGAGTTCGTCCCGCGCGGCCCGGACCTGGGTGATCGCGTGCGGGCACTGGTGCCGGGTGGAGTGGACGCGGCGCTCGACACGGCGCTGCTCGGCCTGGACGCGCTCGACGCGGTACGGGGTGGCGGCGAGTTCGTGGCTTTCGCCGCCGGGGCCGCACCGATCCCGCTGCGCGGAATCCGGGTCCGGAGCGTGTGGATCCGCGCCGACGGGGAGAAGCTGGCCGAGCTGGCGAAACTGGCGGAGAAGGGAGTGCTGCCGCTGCGCGTGGCCGGGGTGTTGCCCCTGGCGGAGGCGGCGGCCGCCCACGAACGCCTGGCCGCGGGCGGCCTGCGCGGCCGGCTGGTGCTGACCCCGTAG
- a CDS encoding winged helix-turn-helix transcriptional regulator: MPTRTAEQRRKAEKAAYDAYLAACPTRKLLDEIAGKWVSLILVALGDGPQRYSDLSRRIAGVSQKMLTQTLRVLERDGLVRREVTASVPVRVDYSLTPLGESLRALMAGFKEWAEANFDAVRAARADYDARTPDLTIGPDGAS, from the coding sequence GTGCCCACGCGCACGGCGGAACAGCGGCGCAAAGCCGAGAAGGCCGCCTACGACGCCTACCTGGCCGCGTGCCCGACACGGAAGCTGCTCGACGAGATCGCCGGCAAGTGGGTCAGCCTGATCCTCGTCGCGCTCGGTGACGGCCCGCAGCGCTACAGCGACCTTTCGCGGCGCATCGCCGGGGTCAGCCAGAAGATGCTCACCCAGACCCTGCGGGTGCTCGAACGCGACGGCCTGGTGCGCCGGGAGGTGACCGCGTCGGTGCCCGTCCGCGTCGACTATTCCCTTACGCCGCTGGGCGAAAGCCTGCGCGCACTGATGGCGGGCTTCAAGGAGTGGGCCGAGGCCAACTTCGACGCCGTCCGCGCCGCGCGGGCCGACTACGACGCGCGCACGCCGGACCTCACGATCGGGCCGGACGGCGCGAGCTAG
- a CDS encoding helix-turn-helix transcriptional regulator, giving the protein MSTARAERLVNLVLALLSTRQYLTAERIRGIVPGYGDAASDDAYFRMFERDKTELRELGIPLETGRNSAFDAIEGYRIARRDYELGEIDLAPDEAAAVALASRLWDSPELTGQAQGALVKLRAAGLEVDDQAPTVVEPRVRAEPAFGPLLAAVQNGQAVRFEYRRSGSPERMMRTLEPWGVVSWRARWYVVGHDRDRGATRCFRLSRVIGQVRPVGKPGAVQRPEGVNLLKLVSVTGESEPSPVTTAQLWVADGRAAGVRRRGTVVGRRTLDGEEGDVVEVGLYFPESAADWIAAQGPDVVVLEPDVLAKTVQDRLEAVVARQGSGR; this is encoded by the coding sequence GTGTCCACCGCACGCGCCGAACGGCTGGTCAATCTGGTGCTGGCCCTCCTGTCCACCCGGCAGTACCTCACTGCCGAGCGGATCCGCGGCATCGTGCCCGGCTACGGCGACGCGGCCAGCGACGACGCCTACTTCCGCATGTTCGAACGCGACAAGACCGAGCTGCGCGAGCTGGGCATCCCCCTCGAAACCGGCCGCAACTCCGCCTTCGACGCGATCGAGGGCTACCGCATCGCCCGCCGCGACTACGAGCTCGGCGAGATCGACCTCGCCCCCGACGAAGCCGCCGCCGTCGCGCTGGCGTCCCGGCTGTGGGACTCGCCGGAGCTGACCGGGCAGGCGCAGGGCGCGCTCGTCAAGCTGCGCGCCGCCGGACTGGAGGTCGACGACCAGGCACCCACCGTCGTGGAGCCGCGCGTGCGCGCCGAACCGGCGTTCGGGCCGCTGCTGGCCGCGGTGCAGAACGGCCAGGCCGTGCGCTTCGAGTATCGCCGCAGCGGCTCGCCGGAGCGGATGATGCGCACGCTGGAGCCGTGGGGCGTGGTCTCGTGGCGGGCCCGCTGGTACGTCGTCGGGCACGACCGCGACCGCGGCGCCACCCGCTGCTTCCGGCTCTCCCGCGTCATCGGCCAGGTCCGGCCCGTCGGCAAGCCCGGCGCCGTGCAGCGCCCCGAGGGTGTAAACCTGCTCAAGCTCGTGTCGGTGACGGGGGAGTCCGAGCCGTCGCCGGTGACCACCGCCCAGCTCTGGGTCGCCGACGGCCGCGCCGCCGGGGTCCGCCGCCGGGGCACGGTCGTCGGGCGCCGCACCCTCGACGGCGAAGAGGGCGACGTCGTCGAGGTCGGGCTGTACTTCCCGGAGTCGGCCGCCGACTGGATCGCCGCACAGGGCCCCGACGTCGTCGTGCTGGAGCCCGACGTGCTGGCCAAGACCGTCCAGGACCGGCTCGAAGCCGTCGTGGCCCGGCAGGGGAGCGGCCGGTGA
- a CDS encoding helix-turn-helix transcriptional regulator, with the protein MSASTDRMPRLLALVPYLLARPGIRIDEAAQDFDVTPKQLRKDLELLWMCGLPGYGPGDLIDLSFEGDTIVVTHDAGMNRPLRLTGGEATALLVALRALAETPGVVDADAVRRAIAKIEAAAGQAQPAGVVVGGGVREGKKTARTREEVARALRDGRALRIRYYTASKDQITERTVDPMRLLIVQAVGYLEAWCRRAEGVRLFRLDRIDELEILGEPSRPPAHAHPTDISDGVFRERPDQREAVLVLDPDARWVAEYYPCEELDELDGGRLRIRMRYADQSWMVRLVLGLGGEALVESPADLASDVARRAAGAVARARHLPSTCDH; encoded by the coding sequence GTGAGCGCGTCCACCGACCGGATGCCGAGACTGCTCGCGCTCGTGCCCTACCTGCTCGCGCGCCCGGGCATCCGCATCGACGAGGCGGCGCAGGACTTCGACGTCACGCCGAAGCAGCTGCGCAAGGACCTCGAGCTGCTGTGGATGTGCGGGCTGCCCGGCTACGGGCCCGGCGACCTGATCGACCTGTCCTTCGAGGGCGACACGATCGTCGTGACGCACGACGCCGGCATGAACCGGCCCCTGCGGCTCACCGGCGGGGAGGCCACCGCGCTGCTGGTCGCGCTGCGGGCGCTGGCCGAGACACCGGGCGTCGTCGACGCCGACGCCGTGCGCCGCGCCATCGCCAAGATCGAGGCCGCCGCCGGGCAGGCCCAGCCCGCCGGGGTGGTCGTCGGCGGCGGCGTGCGCGAGGGCAAGAAGACCGCGCGGACCCGCGAGGAGGTCGCCCGCGCCCTGCGGGACGGGCGCGCCCTGCGGATCCGCTACTACACCGCGTCCAAGGACCAGATCACCGAGCGCACGGTCGATCCGATGCGGCTGCTGATCGTCCAGGCGGTCGGCTATCTCGAGGCGTGGTGCCGCCGTGCCGAAGGCGTGCGGCTGTTCCGGCTCGACCGGATCGACGAGCTGGAGATCCTCGGCGAGCCGTCGCGCCCGCCCGCGCACGCCCACCCGACCGACATCTCCGACGGCGTCTTCCGCGAGCGTCCCGACCAGCGGGAGGCGGTCCTGGTCCTCGACCCGGACGCACGCTGGGTAGCCGAGTACTACCCGTGCGAGGAGCTCGACGAGCTCGACGGCGGCCGGCTGCGGATCCGGATGCGCTACGCCGACCAGTCCTGGATGGTGCGGCTCGTGCTGGGCCTGGGCGGGGAAGCACTGGTCGAGAGCCCGGCGGACCTGGCGTCCGACGTTGCTCGCCGGGCCGCCGGCGCGGTTGCCCGAGCCCGTCACCTTCCGTCAACCTGCGACCACTAG
- a CDS encoding bacteriophage holin — protein MPYLPAIVLAALGVLLLLVLLARTGKVLRGFRRTASMVATNTQDRAGMLRARSAALRVAFAERRRKPENQ, from the coding sequence GTGCCGTACCTGCCCGCGATCGTGCTCGCCGCGCTCGGTGTCCTGCTGCTGCTGGTCCTGCTGGCCCGGACCGGCAAGGTCTTGCGTGGCTTCCGGCGGACCGCAAGCATGGTGGCTACGAACACCCAGGACCGGGCCGGGATGCTCCGCGCGCGGTCGGCCGCGCTGCGCGTCGCCTTCGCGGAGCGCCGCCGGAAGCCGGAAAACCAGTAA
- the tatA gene encoding Sec-independent protein translocase subunit TatA, with the protein MIILVLLVVLLFGAKRLPDAARSIGKSMKIFKAETKDLAGDKSASHEDAEPAETKQIPATPAPAAATDQQVADLQRQLDELKKQQAAADQPQKNAS; encoded by the coding sequence TTGATCATCTTGGTGCTGCTCGTCGTGCTGCTGTTCGGGGCCAAGCGGCTTCCCGATGCGGCGCGGTCGATCGGCAAGTCCATGAAGATCTTCAAGGCCGAGACCAAGGACCTCGCGGGCGACAAGAGCGCCTCGCACGAGGACGCCGAGCCCGCCGAGACGAAGCAGATCCCGGCGACGCCCGCCCCGGCCGCCGCGACCGACCAGCAGGTCGCCGACCTCCAGCGGCAGCTCGACGAGCTGAAGAAGCAGCAGGCCGCCGCCGACCAGCCGCAGAAGAACGCCAGCTGA